The following are encoded together in the Bradymonas sediminis genome:
- a CDS encoding molybdopterin-dependent oxidoreductase: MDRRKFLKIAALTTATAAANKLAYAQESAGKAPQGDDATTMMSDSVVWNKAPCRFCGTGCHLQVGVDKKKGKVVAIAGDRKAEVNKGLACVKGYHAGLLLYGSDRLTTPMLKKGDKHVPISWDEALSIVAKRVLKDPSGFAFYGSGQWTIPEGYAAQKFMKGGLACNHIDPNARLCMSSAVTGFESTYGVDEPAGTFTDLDKADVIICWGNNPAEMHPVLFSRIIDRRSRGEKVELIDLGTRRTRTTDHADHYMEFNPQTDLAIANCISQQLIANGTYDREFVEKYCNFRKDNDLSNPTLKGDATTFEDYKKLVAEYTPEMVSELSGLSVAQLQHLGKIFGDPKKKITSLWCMGMNQHTRGTDINRLVHGIHLLSGKFGSPGNAPTSLTGQPSACGTAREVGTLAHLLPGGRLVAKPEHRKDAEEYWNLPAGRINPTPGYHTVKMWEKFSTPSDKGGDIHTIWVQVTNPGQSLPNLEKLFYPSRKLDDKFLIVSDGYPTESTRHADLILPSAMWVEKNGMVGNSERRTQQWFRMVEPPKGARDDAWQTIAVARKLYDLGFEGMKDKDGKFIFAMQDEKGKEVPVWKWENYYDINVDKQLFEEYRLFSRMKHKNLAPYDEYVKARGLRWPVVEQKDGTWRETQFRFAAFDDPFVEKGKKIDFYHSTTNDGRAQIWFAPYTAPPEMPDKEYPLWLCTGRVLEHWHSGTMTMRIPQLRRAMPQAYVEINPSDAREMGIANGEKVRLVTRRGQLDLPAWINGRGKPPKGSVFVPWFDERLLINLITLDAHCPISKQPDYKKCAVKITKIAE, translated from the coding sequence ATGGATCGCCGTAAATTTTTGAAGATCGCCGCGCTCACCACCGCCACCGCCGCGGCCAATAAATTGGCCTACGCGCAGGAGTCGGCCGGCAAGGCCCCCCAGGGGGATGACGCGACAACCATGATGTCGGACTCGGTCGTCTGGAATAAGGCCCCGTGCCGCTTCTGCGGCACCGGGTGCCACCTGCAGGTGGGCGTCGACAAGAAGAAGGGCAAAGTCGTGGCCATCGCCGGCGACCGCAAAGCCGAGGTCAACAAAGGGCTGGCCTGCGTCAAGGGCTACCACGCCGGGCTGCTGCTATACGGCAGCGACCGCCTCACCACCCCGATGCTCAAAAAAGGCGACAAACATGTGCCCATTAGCTGGGATGAGGCGCTGTCGATCGTGGCCAAGCGCGTCCTTAAAGACCCGAGCGGCTTCGCGTTTTACGGCAGCGGGCAGTGGACCATTCCGGAGGGCTACGCGGCCCAGAAATTCATGAAGGGCGGACTCGCCTGCAACCATATCGACCCCAACGCGCGCCTGTGTATGTCCAGCGCGGTCACCGGGTTCGAGAGCACCTACGGGGTCGACGAGCCGGCCGGCACCTTCACCGATCTCGACAAGGCCGACGTCATCATCTGCTGGGGCAATAACCCCGCCGAGATGCACCCGGTTCTGTTCAGCCGCATCATCGACCGTCGCTCGCGCGGCGAGAAGGTGGAGCTGATCGATCTCGGCACGCGGCGAACGCGCACGACCGATCACGCCGACCACTATATGGAGTTCAACCCGCAGACCGACCTGGCGATCGCCAATTGCATCTCCCAGCAGCTCATCGCCAACGGCACCTACGACCGTGAGTTCGTCGAGAAATATTGCAATTTCCGAAAAGATAATGACCTCAGCAACCCCACCCTCAAGGGCGACGCGACGACCTTCGAGGATTATAAAAAGCTGGTCGCCGAATATACCCCCGAGATGGTCTCGGAGCTCTCGGGCCTGTCGGTCGCCCAACTCCAGCACCTCGGAAAGATCTTTGGCGACCCGAAGAAAAAGATCACCAGCCTGTGGTGCATGGGCATGAACCAGCACACCCGCGGCACCGACATCAACCGGCTGGTCCACGGCATCCACCTGCTCAGCGGCAAATTCGGCAGCCCCGGCAACGCCCCGACCAGCCTCACCGGCCAACCGTCGGCCTGTGGCACCGCGCGCGAGGTCGGCACCCTGGCCCACCTGCTGCCCGGCGGGCGCCTGGTGGCCAAACCCGAGCACCGCAAGGACGCCGAAGAGTATTGGAATCTGCCCGCGGGGCGCATCAACCCCACGCCCGGCTATCACACCGTGAAGATGTGGGAGAAATTCTCGACGCCCAGCGACAAAGGCGGCGATATCCACACCATCTGGGTGCAGGTGACCAACCCGGGGCAATCGCTGCCGAACCTGGAGAAGCTCTTTTACCCCAGCCGCAAGCTCGACGATAAATTCCTCATCGTCTCCGACGGCTACCCCACCGAGAGCACCCGCCACGCCGACCTCATCCTGCCCAGCGCGATGTGGGTCGAGAAGAACGGCATGGTCGGCAACTCGGAGCGGCGCACCCAGCAGTGGTTCCGCATGGTCGAGCCGCCCAAGGGCGCGCGCGACGACGCCTGGCAGACCATCGCGGTCGCCCGCAAACTCTACGACCTCGGCTTTGAGGGCATGAAGGATAAAGACGGCAAATTCATCTTCGCCATGCAGGACGAAAAGGGCAAAGAAGTCCCCGTCTGGAAGTGGGAAAATTACTACGATATCAACGTCGACAAGCAGCTCTTCGAGGAGTATCGCCTCTTCTCGCGCATGAAGCACAAAAACCTGGCGCCCTACGACGAATACGTCAAAGCGCGCGGGCTTCGCTGGCCGGTGGTCGAGCAAAAAGACGGCACCTGGCGCGAGACCCAATTTCGCTTCGCCGCCTTCGACGACCCGTTTGTCGAGAAGGGCAAGAAGATCGACTTCTACCACTCAACGACCAACGATGGGCGCGCCCAGATCTGGTTCGCCCCCTATACCGCGCCGCCGGAGATGCCCGACAAGGAATACCCGCTGTGGCTGTGCACCGGACGCGTGCTCGAGCATTGGCACTCCGGGACGATGACGATGCGCATCCCGCAGCTTCGGCGCGCGATGCCCCAGGCCTATGTCGAGATTAACCCCTCGGACGCCAGAGAAATGGGCATCGCCAACGGCGAAAAGGTGCGCCTGGTGACGCGCCGCGGGCAGCTCGACCTGCCGGCCTGGATCAACGGACGCGGCAAGCCCCCAAAAGGCAGCGTTTTTGTACCCTGGTTCGACGAACGCCTGCTCATCAACCTGATTACGCTCGACGCGCATTGCCCGATCTCGAAGCAGCCGGACTACAAAAAATGCGCCGTTAAGATCACTAAGATCGCCGAATAA
- a CDS encoding 4Fe-4S dicluster domain-containing protein, whose amino-acid sequence MFDWFKKKDANTQSDADEKDEKRRYNRRQFLRGSFVRDALDFSEGDAASGAQQASAPNSGASGHQKVDLLAFLGQLDPHSSERQLPPGVDEFNPRPRGTIPVVRPPGAVAEHDFLQFCTLCDACLDACPHDSIVAAPARFREAAGTPMIDLLDNPCRMCADTPCINACETGALVAIDPAALAPEEKPVYKIGLALLQQYNCLAYNHSFCTVCAERCPHEGAIILDQGKPRIVAEHCTGCGVCHSVCPAPMNAMMVMPNPSRPPAQRPE is encoded by the coding sequence ATGTTTGATTGGTTCAAGAAAAAAGACGCGAATACACAAAGCGACGCCGACGAGAAGGATGAAAAGCGTCGCTATAACCGGCGGCAATTTTTGCGCGGAAGCTTCGTGCGCGACGCCCTCGACTTCTCCGAAGGCGACGCGGCGAGCGGGGCACAGCAGGCCTCTGCGCCAAATAGCGGGGCCTCGGGGCACCAAAAAGTCGACCTCCTGGCCTTCTTAGGCCAGCTCGACCCGCATAGCTCCGAGCGCCAACTTCCCCCGGGCGTCGACGAATTCAACCCGCGCCCGCGCGGGACCATCCCGGTGGTGCGCCCGCCCGGGGCGGTCGCCGAGCATGATTTTTTGCAATTCTGCACCCTCTGCGACGCCTGCCTCGACGCCTGTCCGCACGACTCGATCGTCGCGGCACCGGCGCGCTTTCGCGAGGCCGCGGGCACCCCGATGATCGACCTGCTCGACAACCCCTGCCGGATGTGCGCGGACACCCCGTGCATCAACGCCTGCGAAACCGGCGCCCTGGTCGCCATCGACCCGGCGGCCCTCGCCCCCGAAGAGAAGCCGGTCTATAAGATCGGCCTCGCCCTGCTGCAGCAATATAATTGCCTGGCCTATAATCATAGCTTTTGCACCGTCTGCGCCGAGCGTTGCCCCCACGAGGGCGCCATCATCCTCGACCAGGGCAAGCCGCGCATCGTCGCCGAGCATTGCACCGGGTGCGGCGTCTGCCATAGCGTGTGCCCGGCGCCAATGAACGCCATGATGGTCATGCCGAACCCGAGCCGCCCGCCCGCCCAGCGCCCCGAATAA
- the dsrP gene encoding sulfate reduction electron transfer complex DsrMKJOP subunit DsrP translates to MSSNDMSTNQTSSRAHVDKSKHLIGYPKFIWRSLVLATDGSLLFYAWMTLLTALALVGLNAWAHQVATGMSLTGMSDHVSWGLYIANFTFMVGLAAGGVMMVIPAYLYDDEQMHDVVIIGELLAIASIVMSVAFVVADMGRPDRLLHMMPVIGRFNWPISMLTWDMLVLNGYLIINLHICGYLLYKKFLGEKPDKRWYIPFVFLSIVWAISIHTVTAFLYSGLGGRPFWNSAILAPRFLVSAFVAGPAFIILSLQLIRRFSDFEFGSSPIRTLTSVLRVTVLINLFLYGAELFTEFYTGGSHTAAAEYLFFGLHGHTGLVAWTWSAIALNVTAALMLLHPASRSNWTVLNVACVLTFVGVWIEKGMGLVVPGFIPSTMHEIVEYSPSLVEWKVTIGIWALGLLVYTVALKIAIPIFSEKVTIRDGQLEKVD, encoded by the coding sequence ATGAGCAGCAACGATATGAGCACCAACCAGACGAGCAGCCGCGCCCACGTCGACAAGTCGAAGCATTTGATCGGCTATCCAAAATTTATCTGGCGCTCGTTGGTCCTGGCGACCGACGGCAGCCTGCTCTTCTATGCGTGGATGACCCTGTTGACCGCGTTGGCCCTGGTGGGGCTCAACGCCTGGGCCCATCAGGTCGCCACCGGCATGAGCCTGACGGGGATGAGCGACCACGTCTCCTGGGGGCTCTACATCGCCAACTTCACCTTTATGGTGGGGCTGGCGGCCGGCGGCGTGATGATGGTGATCCCGGCGTATCTCTACGACGACGAGCAGATGCACGATGTCGTGATCATCGGGGAGCTGCTGGCCATCGCGTCCATCGTGATGTCGGTGGCGTTTGTCGTGGCGGATATGGGGCGCCCGGACCGTCTGCTTCATATGATGCCGGTGATTGGGCGATTCAACTGGCCGATCTCGATGCTGACCTGGGATATGCTGGTCCTCAACGGGTATCTGATCATCAACCTGCATATCTGCGGGTATTTGCTCTACAAGAAATTTTTGGGCGAGAAGCCGGATAAGCGCTGGTATATCCCCTTTGTGTTTCTGTCGATCGTGTGGGCGATCTCGATCCATACCGTGACCGCGTTTCTGTACTCCGGTCTGGGCGGGCGCCCGTTCTGGAATAGCGCGATTCTTGCGCCACGCTTTCTGGTGTCGGCGTTTGTCGCCGGCCCCGCGTTTATTATCCTGTCGCTCCAGCTCATCCGGCGCTTCAGCGACTTCGAGTTCGGCAGCAGCCCGATTCGCACGCTGACCTCGGTGCTGCGGGTAACCGTCCTCATTAACCTCTTCTTGTACGGCGCGGAGCTCTTCACCGAGTTCTATACCGGCGGTTCGCACACCGCGGCGGCCGAATACCTATTCTTTGGCCTGCATGGCCACACCGGGCTGGTCGCCTGGACCTGGAGCGCGATCGCCCTGAATGTCACCGCCGCGCTGATGCTGCTGCACCCCGCGTCCCGCAGCAATTGGACGGTGCTGAACGTCGCGTGCGTGCTCACCTTCGTGGGCGTGTGGATCGAGAAGGGCATGGGCCTGGTCGTCCCGGGCTTTATCCCGAGCACCATGCACGAGATCGTCGAATACTCCCCGAGCCTGGTGGAGTGGAAGGTGACGATCGGGATCTGGGCGCTCGGATTGCTCGTCTATACCGTGGCGCTAAAAATCGCGATTCCCATCTTCAGCGAGAAGGTCACGATCCGCGACGGCCAGCTTGAGAAGGTTGATTGA
- a CDS encoding DUF4846 domain-containing protein: MSFRPAYLIAPLALVALTSAAFACFAQETVVETTEHHHIVAPETVTIGTQAQAVEPARRPEKEVVAPVTVHTAALTDTYAWLAGEEFAGQEFTPMDARFAPPEGYTRVEVAEGTFAAFLRGLPLLTDRRTVHSYSGERLRSPSAAIVAMDVGARNLQQCADTAIRLHAEYLWSSDQRDQLAYHFTSGDETRWGDWKNGERFRIAGSKVKRVRSAKPNGSRAEFRRWLDTVFMYAGTRSLRLDSKSVQPRAIEAGDFFVAPGSPGHAVIVLDVAENAQGQRIGLVGQGFMPAQELHVIRSRGPQVIDQVWFVLPDEGQQIDTPSWDAFSSDQLRRFTTDAPK; the protein is encoded by the coding sequence ATGTCCTTTCGTCCGGCATATCTTATCGCCCCCCTGGCACTCGTCGCCCTGACTTCGGCTGCATTTGCGTGTTTCGCCCAGGAAACCGTGGTCGAAACGACGGAGCACCACCATATTGTCGCCCCGGAAACCGTCACGATTGGGACGCAGGCCCAGGCCGTGGAGCCCGCGCGACGGCCCGAAAAGGAGGTCGTCGCGCCCGTGACCGTCCACACCGCCGCGCTCACCGACACCTACGCCTGGCTGGCCGGCGAAGAGTTCGCGGGCCAAGAGTTCACCCCCATGGACGCGCGCTTTGCGCCGCCAGAAGGTTATACCCGGGTCGAAGTCGCCGAAGGCACATTCGCGGCGTTTTTGCGCGGGTTGCCGCTCCTCACCGACCGAAGGACCGTGCACTCCTATTCAGGTGAGCGGCTGCGGAGCCCGTCGGCGGCCATCGTCGCGATGGACGTCGGCGCGCGAAACCTGCAGCAATGCGCGGACACCGCGATTCGTCTGCACGCCGAATATCTGTGGTCCTCCGACCAACGTGACCAACTCGCCTACCATTTTACCAGCGGCGACGAGACCCGCTGGGGCGACTGGAAGAACGGCGAGCGCTTTCGCATCGCCGGCTCCAAGGTCAAGCGCGTGCGCAGCGCCAAACCCAACGGCTCCCGCGCCGAATTTCGCCGCTGGCTCGACACCGTCTTTATGTACGCAGGTACGCGCTCGCTTCGCCTGGACAGCAAGTCCGTCCAACCTCGGGCCATCGAAGCCGGCGACTTCTTCGTCGCCCCCGGCTCCCCGGGCCACGCGGTCATCGTGCTCGACGTCGCCGAGAACGCCCAGGGCCAACGCATCGGACTGGTCGGCCAGGGCTTTATGCCCGCCCAGGAGCTCCACGTGATTCGCTCGCGCGGCCCCCAGGTTATCGACCAGGTCTGGTTTGTGCTCCCCGACGAGGGCCAGCAAATTGACACCCCGTCCTGGGACGCATTTTCGAGCGATCAATTACGCCGCTTCACCACCGACGCGCCAAAATGA
- a CDS encoding tetratricopeptide repeat protein, whose amino-acid sequence MQRTIADAWDEYERGHDGEAREIFEQLIKDGKDPAAALLGLARIDYREGNLDRAERRVNEGMNVRKTPELRILEAQILGDRGQRSSAESRLKAVIGMQPDNAFARALYGEQIIRQGRWEDGTNQFIAALSNDPSRHGFQHFRKVTTDLVDALIAGRMPEKTAMQFVNRLAYSIAKPDQEMNHFFGEARRAISGRQAIDRKRSTVGAPLNAQGRLSRPDPSPQARAPQPMAPQPHTSASPYQSAQSSAQAQPARQTRPQPPPSRQQSNPNVDANIQNVRALILEEKRLNEDLLSGIPAPEPLEWPSEMGYSTIDTVPPVLLKRDSLLGYSSQIDTRDFRVTTGSLASEIFLERCLRNLLVATQENKAVVLDARPDSVWQMEMNCRDGLLDNVKPPSELYNELEGYENFAAYSLAMFLGHSLAVTHNATWTFGKPASESFLELGETVLKPFELVDRWLKSEDKESVNLDLLSRLAKRATQRSTAMSVRRDYIDPTRGVQNDSLPATLATLWTGYLFSLSDAAISHVSDSLKIDQDTDGAITFSLPSKWAPTFAAGPGGAGIRDGDRVSLAYIRRSGEFVALATRKGFAAYMEATSSELDNDTAIRALKVLDTAHCPQWRLAADPASAKALSVPGAKALTPPQLRSGGGQKRLEVQGLIPQKGPMQFDLIFSPTDLIPWKLELKT is encoded by the coding sequence ATGCAACGAACAATCGCAGATGCCTGGGACGAATATGAGCGCGGTCACGATGGTGAGGCGCGCGAAATCTTTGAGCAACTCATCAAAGACGGTAAAGATCCCGCGGCGGCGTTGTTGGGCCTGGCGCGAATCGACTATCGCGAGGGCAATCTTGATCGTGCGGAGCGTCGCGTAAATGAAGGCATGAACGTGCGCAAGACACCCGAGCTTCGAATCCTCGAGGCGCAAATCCTCGGGGACCGTGGCCAGCGCAGCAGCGCCGAGTCCAGGCTCAAGGCGGTCATCGGGATGCAACCGGACAACGCGTTCGCCCGCGCGCTTTACGGCGAGCAGATCATTCGGCAGGGACGCTGGGAAGACGGGACCAACCAATTTATCGCCGCGCTCAGCAATGACCCGAGCAGGCATGGTTTTCAGCATTTCCGAAAGGTCACCACCGATCTGGTCGACGCGCTGATCGCCGGGCGCATGCCCGAGAAGACCGCCATGCAATTTGTCAATCGCCTGGCGTATTCGATCGCCAAGCCCGACCAGGAGATGAACCACTTCTTTGGGGAGGCTCGCCGCGCGATTTCCGGTCGCCAGGCCATCGATCGGAAGCGCTCGACGGTCGGCGCGCCCTTGAACGCCCAGGGTCGCTTGAGCCGTCCGGACCCGTCACCGCAGGCGCGCGCGCCACAGCCGATGGCCCCGCAGCCTCACACGAGCGCCTCGCCCTACCAAAGCGCGCAATCTTCCGCCCAGGCGCAACCGGCGCGCCAAACGCGCCCCCAGCCGCCCCCCTCGCGCCAGCAATCGAATCCAAATGTCGACGCGAATATCCAGAACGTGCGCGCGCTGATCCTGGAGGAGAAGAGGCTTAACGAGGACCTTCTCAGCGGCATCCCCGCGCCAGAACCGCTCGAGTGGCCGTCTGAGATGGGCTATTCGACGATCGACACCGTCCCGCCAGTCCTGCTCAAGCGTGACTCGCTGCTCGGCTATTCTTCACAGATCGATACCCGAGATTTCCGCGTCACCACCGGCAGCCTCGCATCCGAGATCTTTTTGGAGCGATGCCTGCGCAACCTGCTGGTCGCCACCCAGGAGAATAAGGCCGTCGTCCTGGACGCGCGCCCCGATAGCGTCTGGCAGATGGAGATGAATTGTCGCGACGGATTGCTCGACAACGTGAAGCCGCCCAGTGAGCTCTATAACGAGCTCGAGGGGTATGAGAATTTCGCGGCCTATTCGCTGGCGATGTTCCTCGGCCACAGCCTGGCCGTCACGCACAACGCGACCTGGACCTTTGGCAAGCCTGCCTCCGAGAGCTTCTTGGAGCTCGGCGAGACCGTCCTTAAGCCGTTTGAGCTGGTGGATCGCTGGCTTAAAAGTGAGGACAAAGAGTCGGTCAACCTCGACCTCTTATCGCGCCTGGCCAAACGCGCCACGCAGCGCAGCACCGCGATGAGCGTGCGCCGCGACTATATCGACCCCACCCGCGGCGTGCAAAATGACTCGCTGCCGGCGACCCTGGCGACGCTGTGGACCGGCTATCTATTCTCGCTGTCGGACGCCGCGATTTCCCACGTCTCCGACTCGCTGAAGATCGATCAGGATACCGACGGCGCGATCACCTTCTCGCTGCCAAGCAAGTGGGCGCCGACCTTCGCGGCGGGCCCGGGTGGCGCGGGGATTCGCGACGGCGACCGCGTCAGCCTGGCGTATATCCGCCGCTCCGGAGAGTTCGTCGCGCTCGCTACGCGCAAGGGATTCGCCGCCTATATGGAGGCGACCTCAAGCGAGCTCGACAACGATACGGCGATTCGCGCGCTCAAAGTCTTGGACACCGCGCATTGCCCTCAGTGGCGCCTGGCCGCCGACCCGGCCAGCGCCAAAGCGCTGAGCGTGCCGGGGGCTAAAGCACTCACGCCCCCTCAATTGCGCTCGGGCGGGGGGCAAAAACGCCTCGAAGTCCAGGGCCTCATCCCCCAAAAAGGGCCCATGCAATTCGACCTTATTTTTAGCCCCACCGACCTGATCCCCTGGAAGCTCGAGCTTAAGACCTGA
- a CDS encoding 4Fe-4S dicluster domain-containing protein translates to MSMSHISQEEPTKGGVSRRTVLKGVGATLGAAAFAKAIAPMTALTKETSVDEFLQKHYKELDPEAMQKVLRRLESETAEQYGAEVQIEDVRPMDGVKYGYALNLSVCIGCRKCAEACHVENNHDRSTNNSYIRVYEMEQGSIDFEKGSVDYDHEVPADGKYYMPVQCQQCDNPPCVKVCPVEATWKEKDGIVVVDYNWCIGCRYCEAACPYHARRFNWKKPEVPAEEINPVQAYLSNRIRPKGTMEKCTYCLHRTRKGKNPACLDACPTGARVFGNMLDPNSEIRYVLENKRIFVLKQDLGTVPSFFYFFDN, encoded by the coding sequence ATGAGTATGAGTCATATCAGCCAAGAAGAGCCAACCAAAGGCGGCGTGAGCCGACGCACAGTGCTAAAGGGCGTCGGGGCGACCCTGGGCGCGGCGGCGTTCGCCAAGGCGATCGCGCCGATGACCGCGCTCACCAAGGAGACCTCGGTCGATGAGTTCCTGCAGAAGCATTATAAGGAACTCGATCCCGAGGCGATGCAAAAGGTGCTGCGCCGCCTGGAGTCGGAGACCGCGGAGCAATACGGCGCCGAGGTGCAAATCGAAGATGTGCGCCCGATGGACGGGGTGAAATATGGCTACGCCCTCAATTTAAGCGTGTGCATCGGGTGTCGAAAATGCGCCGAGGCCTGTCACGTGGAGAATAACCACGACCGCTCCACCAATAACTCGTATATCCGCGTCTACGAGATGGAGCAGGGCTCCATCGACTTTGAGAAGGGCAGCGTCGACTACGACCATGAGGTCCCGGCCGACGGTAAATATTATATGCCGGTGCAATGCCAGCAATGCGATAATCCGCCGTGCGTCAAGGTCTGCCCGGTCGAGGCGACCTGGAAGGAGAAGGACGGCATTGTGGTCGTCGACTATAATTGGTGCATCGGCTGCCGTTATTGCGAGGCGGCCTGCCCCTACCACGCTCGTCGGTTCAACTGGAAAAAGCCGGAGGTCCCCGCCGAGGAGATCAACCCGGTCCAGGCGTATCTGTCCAACCGCATCCGCCCGAAGGGGACCATGGAGAAGTGCACCTATTGCCTGCACCGCACGCGCAAGGGCAAGAATCCGGCCTGCCTGGACGCCTGCCCGACCGGCGCGCGCGTCTTCGGCAATATGCTCGACCCCAATAGCGAGATTCGCTATGTGCTTGAGAATAAACGGATTTTCGTGCTCAAGCAGGACCTGGGTACGGTGCCGAGCTTCTTCTATTTCTTTGATAATTAA
- a CDS encoding cytochrome c3 family protein produces the protein MPISSLVRATLVALFLAVGLGACTGSSGEEPVVPSAPVAQEPGPKRYGTTIVASRELGTLKTRVGKEEFAGVMCSTCHTIDIDKAPAEYPTELEDFHKGMKFTHGALTCNSCHNPADRNTLRAANGKVIEFEDTMELCGQCHGPKLRDYQNGAHGGMSGYWDLDKGPRVRNNCINCHDPHDPVYPSMMPAPPPRDRFFGGANKGSAH, from the coding sequence ATGCCGATATCATCATTAGTGCGCGCGACGTTGGTGGCGCTTTTTTTAGCGGTGGGACTCGGCGCGTGTACCGGGTCGTCGGGCGAGGAGCCGGTTGTCCCGAGCGCACCGGTGGCTCAGGAGCCAGGGCCCAAGCGCTATGGGACCACGATCGTCGCCTCCCGAGAGCTCGGCACGCTCAAGACGCGCGTCGGCAAAGAGGAGTTCGCCGGGGTGATGTGTTCGACCTGTCATACCATCGACATCGACAAGGCGCCGGCTGAATACCCCACCGAGCTCGAAGACTTCCATAAGGGGATGAAGTTCACCCACGGCGCGCTGACCTGCAATTCCTGCCATAACCCCGCGGACCGCAACACGCTGCGCGCGGCCAACGGCAAGGTGATCGAATTTGAGGATACGATGGAGCTGTGCGGCCAATGCCACGGCCCGAAGTTGCGTGACTATCAAAATGGCGCCCACGGCGGGATGAGCGGCTATTGGGACCTCGATAAGGGGCCGCGCGTGCGCAATAATTGCATCAATTGCCACGACCCCCATGACCCGGTGTACCCCTCGATGATGCCCGCGCCGCCGCCGCGCGACCGCTTCTTCGGCGGCGCAAATAAGGGCAGCGCGCATTAA
- the mobA gene encoding molybdenum cofactor guanylyltransferase, with amino-acid sequence MNHRLPIAIAILAGGQSRRMGQDKALLKVGDTTLLERIIDVAQRLTPTVAVIGRTGERDDTRWIQDDAPGFGPLGGLKTALTHLDQPVILLACDMPRVDAAALQWLLEHARESAAEHGVATLRDGAFEPLFSFYRPALLPRIDAQLATRRLSLRRLIESGDFTRLDAPAPVGAKLLNINTPSELGALGDLESR; translated from the coding sequence ATGAATCATCGCCTCCCCATCGCCATCGCCATCCTGGCCGGCGGCCAGAGCCGGCGCATGGGCCAAGACAAGGCCCTGCTTAAAGTCGGCGACACCACCCTGCTCGAGCGCATCATCGACGTCGCCCAGCGACTCACGCCCACCGTCGCGGTCATCGGGCGCACCGGCGAGCGCGACGACACGCGATGGATTCAAGATGACGCGCCGGGATTTGGGCCGCTGGGCGGGTTAAAGACCGCGCTCACCCACCTGGACCAACCCGTCATCTTGCTCGCCTGCGACATGCCCCGGGTGGACGCCGCGGCCTTGCAATGGCTGCTCGAGCACGCCCGCGAATCGGCGGCCGAGCACGGCGTCGCGACCCTGCGCGATGGCGCCTTCGAGCCGCTCTTCTCATTCTACCGCCCTGCCCTGCTGCCGCGCATTGACGCGCAACTCGCGACCCGGCGCCTGTCACTTCGACGACTGATCGAATCGGGTGATTTTACCCGCCTCGACGCGCCTGCGCCGGTCGGCGCGAAGTTGCTCAATATCAACACCCCGAGCGAGCTCGGCGCGCTCGGGGATCTGGAGTCGCGGTAG
- a CDS encoding diheme cytochrome c precursor, which yields MSTKSGSHKPIQIFLVIGIAVAFIGFFVGTRSGSQVEHTGYHDPPAQRPGGQAIPARSYTEILSNPLSENDHWKSSIAQLAAERPELYAEVKNSPELLAKALAERANNRAYAGAPPTVPHPVKQTGDLACAACHTDGLEVRGRVASPMSHPFMTNCTQCHVPSNPAGPDDPELLGPMSEENTFVGMAEPSGGPVAWMGAPPQIPHQTWMRNECASCHGSLGKAGMKSTHPWRQNCMQCHAPSAQFDQDMPPATLAPAMPLATP from the coding sequence ATGTCCACCAAATCGGGCAGCCACAAACCAATCCAGATCTTTCTCGTCATCGGGATTGCCGTCGCCTTTATCGGGTTCTTCGTCGGAACGCGCTCGGGCAGCCAGGTTGAACACACCGGCTACCACGACCCGCCGGCCCAGCGCCCCGGCGGCCAGGCGATCCCGGCGCGCAGTTATACCGAGATTTTGAGCAATCCGCTCTCAGAGAACGACCATTGGAAGTCGAGCATCGCGCAGCTGGCGGCCGAGCGCCCGGAGCTCTACGCCGAGGTCAAAAACTCCCCGGAATTGCTCGCCAAAGCCCTGGCCGAGCGCGCGAATAACCGCGCCTACGCCGGCGCGCCGCCCACGGTCCCGCACCCGGTCAAGCAGACCGGCGACCTGGCCTGTGCCGCCTGTCACACCGACGGGCTTGAGGTCCGCGGGCGCGTCGCCTCGCCGATGAGCCACCCCTTTATGACCAACTGCACCCAATGCCATGTCCCGAGCAACCCGGCGGGGCCGGACGACCCGGAATTGCTCGGCCCGATGTCCGAGGAAAACACCTTCGTCGGCATGGCCGAACCCAGCGGTGGGCCGGTGGCCTGGATGGGCGCGCCGCCGCAGATTCCGCACCAAACCTGGATGCGAAACGAGTGCGCGAGCTGCCACGGAAGCCTCGGCAAAGCGGGCATGAAGTCCACGCATCCCTGGCGGCAAAACTGCATGCAATGCCACGCGCCCTCGGCTCAATTCGACCAGGATATGCCCCCCGCGACCCTCGCCCCGGCGATGCCGCTGGCGACCCCATAA